One genomic segment of Sminthopsis crassicaudata isolate SCR6 chromosome 4, ASM4859323v1, whole genome shotgun sequence includes these proteins:
- the COPS9 gene encoding COP9 signalosome complex subunit 9 isoform X2 — MKPAVDEMFPEGAGPYVDLDEAGGSTGLLMDLAANEKAVHADFFNDFEDLFDDDDIQ, encoded by the exons ATGAAGCCAGCTGTGGACGAGATGTTCCCCGAGGGCGCCGGGCCCTACGTGGACTTGGACGAG GCCGGAGGCAGCACGGGCCTTTTGATGGACTTGGCAGCCAATGAAAAGGCGGTCCATGCAGATTTCTTTAATG ATTTCGAAGAtctttttgatgatgatgatatccaGTGA
- the COPS9 gene encoding COP9 signalosome complex subunit 9 isoform X1 → MSQGGPREAGHRHQAAFTSLEGGGESTFARSRVQIEVRKHSEAGGSTGLLMDLAANEKAVHADFFNDFEDLFDDDDIQ, encoded by the exons ATGTCCCAGGGAGGGCCCCGGGAGGCTGGACACCGGCACCAGGCGGCTTTCACCTCCTTAGAAGGTGGCGGGGAATCCACATTCGCAAGGAGCCGTGTCCAGATAGAAGTGCGAAAACATTCTGAG GCCGGAGGCAGCACGGGCCTTTTGATGGACTTGGCAGCCAATGAAAAGGCGGTCCATGCAGATTTCTTTAATG ATTTCGAAGAtctttttgatgatgatgatatccaGTGA